A region of Streptomyces sp. NBC_01267 DNA encodes the following proteins:
- the hisD gene encoding histidinol dehydrogenase, which translates to MISRIDLRDGALPEGGALRDLLPRADFDVSAALEKVRPICEDVHHRGDAALVEYAERFDGVRLAQVRVPAEALRTALEQLDPEVRAALEESVRRARLVHAAQRRSEHTTQVVPGGKVTEKWVPVERVGLYAPGGRSVYPSSVIMNVVPAQEAGVESIALASPAQAEFGGLPHPTILAACALLGIDEVYAAGGATAVAMFAYGTESCPPVNMVTGPGNIWVAAAKRYFTGRIGIDAEAGPTEIAVLADSTADPVHVAADLISQAEHDPLAAAVLVTDSAELADAVEKELAPQVAASKHIEDRIVPALEGRQSAIVLVDSVDDGLRVVDAYGAEHLEIQTADAAAVAARVRNAGAVFVGPWAPVSLGDYCAGSNHVLPTGGCACHSSGLSVQSFLRGIHIVDYTRDALAEVTHHVVTLAEAEDLPAHGAALKARFGWQVPTA; encoded by the coding sequence ATGATCTCCCGAATCGATCTGCGCGACGGTGCCCTCCCCGAGGGTGGCGCCCTGCGTGACCTGCTGCCCCGTGCCGACTTCGACGTGAGCGCCGCCCTGGAAAAGGTGCGGCCGATCTGCGAGGACGTGCACCATCGCGGTGACGCGGCGCTGGTCGAGTACGCGGAGCGGTTCGACGGAGTGCGTCTGGCACAGGTACGGGTGCCCGCCGAAGCGCTGCGGACCGCCCTGGAACAGCTCGACCCGGAGGTACGGGCGGCGCTGGAGGAGTCGGTCCGGCGCGCCAGGCTGGTGCACGCCGCGCAGCGCCGCAGCGAGCACACCACCCAGGTCGTTCCCGGTGGCAAAGTGACCGAGAAGTGGGTACCGGTCGAGCGTGTCGGGCTGTACGCGCCGGGCGGACGCTCCGTCTACCCCTCCTCCGTGATCATGAACGTGGTCCCCGCGCAGGAGGCGGGCGTCGAGTCCATCGCGCTCGCGTCCCCGGCCCAGGCCGAGTTCGGCGGGCTGCCGCACCCCACGATCCTGGCGGCCTGCGCGCTGCTCGGCATCGACGAGGTGTACGCGGCGGGCGGCGCCACGGCCGTCGCGATGTTCGCGTACGGCACCGAGTCCTGCCCCCCGGTCAACATGGTCACCGGCCCCGGGAACATCTGGGTCGCCGCCGCCAAGCGGTACTTCACCGGCCGGATCGGGATCGACGCCGAAGCGGGCCCGACCGAGATCGCGGTCCTCGCCGACTCCACCGCCGACCCCGTGCACGTCGCCGCCGACCTGATCAGCCAGGCCGAGCACGACCCGCTGGCCGCCGCCGTCCTGGTCACCGACTCGGCGGAGCTCGCCGACGCGGTCGAGAAGGAGCTCGCCCCGCAGGTCGCCGCGTCCAAGCACATCGAGGACCGGATCGTCCCCGCCCTGGAGGGCAGGCAGTCCGCGATCGTCCTGGTCGACTCGGTCGACGACGGCCTGCGGGTCGTCGACGCGTACGGCGCCGAACACCTGGAGATCCAGACCGCCGACGCCGCCGCGGTGGCCGCCCGGGTCCGCAACGCCGGAGCGGTCTTCGTCGGCCCGTGGGCCCCGGTCTCGCTCGGCGACTACTGCGCCGGGTCCAACCACGTGCTGCCCACCGGCGGCTGCGCCTGCCACTCCTCGGGCCTCTCCGTCCAGTCGTTCCTGCGCGGCATCCACATCGTCGACTACACCCGCGACGCACTCGCCGAGGTCACCCACCACGTGGTGACGCTCGCCGAGGCCGAGGACCTGCCCGCGCACGGCGCGGCGCTCAAGGCCCGGTTCGGATGGCAGGTGCCGACCGCATGA
- a CDS encoding oxidoreductase, producing MWQAFRNGSTYDLRTRNPVMDNPFSERTWGPERTVRARVVALLLLSGPQALAGRVAALKLSGVQITGALDLAGGTVKPYVELTNCRFEDEVLLPECRVTTVRMVGCAVPRLEAARLHTEGDLHLPRCRVAHGIRLTDAQIGTDLLINMIVVHPDRKGRSIAADGLYVAQDLQAEMIESYGEVSLRAARIGVSLSLNGSRLFNPDGRRALNAPQLSVERTLYLTAAGVAPDGAGTSTTPPYGIGPTPEFGTRLQPFECVGGVRLDDGRFGDAVDLRSAKFRMRSDQELSLRRIQTPELRFLGDRPERGRVVLSGAKVVNLVDMSASWPGPGGLAMGGFTYENLIPVGHFPLASRLEWVSAATPEYAPEPYERLASVLRNSGEDADAREVLLAKQRRRRETLPLAAKIWGYLQDWTVAYGYRPGRAALWMAVLWAAGTLAFSHYDPAPMNADGHPQWNAALYALDLLIPVINLGQDGYWKLCGGWQWAAAALIVLGWILATTVATGATRLLRRG from the coding sequence ATGTGGCAGGCGTTCCGGAACGGGTCCACCTACGATCTGCGCACCCGCAACCCGGTCATGGACAACCCGTTCTCGGAGCGCACCTGGGGCCCGGAACGCACCGTCCGTGCGCGTGTCGTGGCCCTGCTGCTGCTCAGCGGGCCGCAGGCGCTGGCGGGCCGGGTCGCCGCGCTCAAGCTCAGCGGTGTCCAGATCACCGGCGCGCTGGATCTGGCGGGCGGCACGGTCAAGCCGTACGTGGAGCTGACCAACTGCCGCTTCGAGGACGAGGTGCTGCTGCCCGAGTGCCGGGTCACCACGGTCCGCATGGTCGGCTGCGCCGTTCCCCGGCTGGAGGCGGCCCGGCTGCACACCGAGGGTGATCTGCATCTGCCGCGCTGCCGGGTGGCCCACGGCATCCGGCTGACCGACGCGCAGATCGGCACGGACCTGCTGATCAACATGATCGTGGTGCACCCGGACCGCAAGGGCCGCTCGATCGCGGCCGACGGGCTGTACGTCGCGCAGGACCTGCAGGCCGAGATGATCGAGTCGTACGGCGAGGTGAGTCTGCGGGCGGCCCGGATCGGCGTCTCGCTGAGCCTGAACGGCAGCAGGCTGTTCAATCCGGACGGGCGGCGGGCGCTGAACGCTCCCCAGCTGTCGGTGGAGCGCACGCTCTATCTGACGGCGGCCGGGGTGGCACCGGACGGCGCGGGCACCAGCACCACTCCCCCGTACGGCATCGGGCCGACCCCGGAGTTCGGCACCCGGCTCCAGCCCTTCGAGTGCGTCGGCGGGGTACGGCTCGACGACGGGCGGTTCGGCGACGCCGTGGATCTACGGAGCGCGAAGTTCCGGATGCGCAGCGACCAGGAGCTCTCGCTGCGCCGGATCCAGACGCCCGAGCTGCGTTTCCTCGGGGACCGCCCGGAGCGGGGGCGGGTGGTGCTCTCGGGTGCCAAGGTCGTCAACCTGGTCGACATGTCGGCGAGTTGGCCGGGCCCCGGCGGGCTGGCGATGGGCGGCTTCACCTACGAGAACCTCATCCCGGTCGGCCACTTCCCGCTGGCCAGCCGCCTGGAGTGGGTGTCGGCCGCGACCCCGGAGTACGCGCCGGAGCCGTACGAACGGCTGGCGTCGGTGCTCCGCAACAGCGGCGAGGACGCGGACGCCCGCGAGGTGCTGCTGGCCAAACAGCGCAGGCGGCGCGAGACGCTGCCGCTCGCCGCCAAGATATGGGGCTACCTCCAGGACTGGACGGTGGCGTACGGCTACCGCCCCGGGCGGGCCGCGCTGTGGATGGCGGTGCTGTGGGCGGCGGGCACCCTGGCGTTCTCGCACTACGACCCCGCGCCGATGAACGCGGACGGGCACCCGCAGTGGAACGCCGCGCTGTACGCGCTGGATCTGCTGATCCCGGTGATCAATCTCGGCCAGGACGGCTACTGGAAACTGTGCGGCGGCTGGCAGTGGGCCGCCGCCGCGCTGATCGTGCTGGGCTGGATCCTGGCCACGACGGTCGCGACCGGCGCGACCCGGCTGCTGCGCAGGGGATAG
- a CDS encoding LON peptidase substrate-binding domain-containing protein: MTTARLPLFPLNTVLFPGLVLPLNIFEERYRAMMRDLLKVDDEAEPRRFAVVAIRDGREVAPTLPGLPGGAAVPEPGPAAGFGDDPIQALHRIGCIADAATIRERDNGSFEVLATGTARVRLHSVDASGPYLTAEVEELPEESGDDAGALADGVLQAFRAYQKRLAGARERTLTTGAELPDEPSVVSYLVAAATVLDVPAKQRLLEAPDIATRLREELKLLRAETAMIRHLPSLPATDLTRSPTNLN; encoded by the coding sequence GTGACCACCGCGCGCCTCCCCCTGTTCCCGCTGAACACGGTGCTGTTCCCGGGCCTCGTACTGCCTCTGAACATCTTCGAGGAGCGTTATCGCGCCATGATGCGCGACCTGCTCAAGGTGGACGACGAGGCGGAGCCACGCCGTTTCGCGGTGGTCGCCATCCGGGACGGGCGGGAGGTCGCGCCGACGCTGCCCGGTCTGCCGGGTGGGGCCGCGGTCCCCGAGCCCGGACCGGCGGCCGGATTCGGCGACGACCCGATCCAGGCGCTGCACCGCATCGGCTGCATCGCGGACGCGGCGACGATCCGTGAGCGCGACAACGGCAGTTTCGAGGTGCTGGCCACCGGCACGGCCCGGGTCCGGCTGCACTCGGTGGACGCCAGTGGCCCGTATCTGACGGCTGAGGTCGAGGAGCTCCCGGAGGAGTCCGGCGACGACGCGGGCGCGCTCGCGGACGGCGTGCTGCAGGCCTTCCGCGCGTACCAGAAGCGGCTGGCGGGGGCCCGTGAGCGCACCCTCACCACCGGCGCCGAACTGCCGGACGAGCCTTCGGTGGTCTCGTACCTGGTGGCGGCGGCGACCGTGCTCGACGTACCCGCCAAGCAGCGGCTGCTGGAGGCACCGGACATCGCGACGCGGCTGCGCGAGGAGCTGAAACTGCTGCGGGCCGAGACCGCGATGATCCGGCACCTGCCTTCGCTGCCCGCCACGGATCTGACCCGGTCGCCCACGAACCTCAACTGA
- the ybaK gene encoding Cys-tRNA(Pro) deacylase, producing MAKKAKKQSGGTPATVALTAAGTAYTLHTYEHDPAAPSYGEEAAEALGVTPDRVFKTLVADVDGELTVAVVPVAGSLDLKALASAVGGKRAAMADPVAAERTTGYVRGGISPLGQRKQLRTVLDASASAHTTICVSAGRRGLEVELAPGDLAGLTAAVVAPIGRA from the coding sequence GTGGCGAAGAAGGCGAAGAAGCAGTCGGGCGGCACCCCCGCCACGGTCGCGCTGACCGCGGCGGGCACGGCGTACACCCTGCACACGTACGAGCACGACCCGGCCGCGCCGTCCTACGGCGAGGAGGCGGCCGAAGCGCTGGGGGTCACCCCGGACCGGGTCTTCAAGACGCTGGTGGCCGATGTGGACGGCGAGCTGACCGTGGCCGTCGTGCCGGTGGCCGGTTCCCTGGACCTGAAGGCACTGGCCTCGGCGGTGGGGGGCAAGCGTGCGGCGATGGCGGATCCGGTGGCCGCGGAACGCACCACGGGGTACGTCCGGGGCGGCATCTCCCCGCTGGGCCAGCGCAAGCAGCTGCGGACGGTGCTGGACGCCTCCGCTTCCGCGCACACCACGATCTGTGTCTCGGCGGGGCGCAGGGGCCTGGAGGTCGAGCTGGCGCCGGGTGATCTGGCGGGGCTGACGGCAGCGGTGGTCGCGCCGATCGGGCGCGCGTAG
- a CDS encoding ABC transporter ATP-binding protein: MCVVRDLVKTYPAARGRRGTPATPEVRATDGISLTVRRGEIFGLLGPNGAGKSTLVRQLTGLMRPDSGSVDVLGHDLVRHPERAARLLGYLGQESTALDELTVALAAETTGRLRGLATRDARRERDAVLEELGITDIAGRPLKKLSGGQRRLACFAATLVGDRRLLVLDEPTTGMDPVARRAVWAAVDRRRAEHGATVLLVTHNVIEAETVLDRVAVIERGRVIACDTPAGLKAEIAGEIRVELVWRERAPLDIPEVAALREAAQESGRRWVLRLPPDEARAAVAAVTGGPAFTALDDFTLSTPSLEDVYMALGGRTKGLVKA, from the coding sequence GTGTGCGTGGTGCGCGATCTGGTGAAGACGTACCCGGCCGCGCGCGGCAGGCGCGGGACCCCCGCCACGCCCGAAGTACGCGCCACCGACGGGATCTCCCTCACGGTGCGGCGCGGCGAGATCTTCGGACTCCTCGGGCCCAACGGCGCGGGCAAGTCCACCCTCGTACGCCAGCTCACCGGCCTGATGCGCCCCGACTCGGGCAGCGTCGACGTCCTCGGCCACGATCTCGTACGGCACCCCGAGCGGGCCGCGCGGCTCCTCGGGTACCTCGGGCAGGAGTCGACGGCGCTCGACGAGCTGACCGTCGCCCTCGCCGCCGAGACCACCGGACGGCTGCGCGGACTCGCCACCCGGGACGCGCGCAGGGAACGGGACGCGGTCCTGGAGGAGCTCGGCATCACCGACATCGCCGGACGGCCCCTGAAGAAGCTCTCCGGCGGACAGCGGCGGCTCGCCTGCTTCGCCGCGACGCTCGTCGGGGACCGCCGGCTGCTCGTCCTGGACGAGCCGACCACCGGTATGGACCCGGTCGCCCGGCGCGCGGTGTGGGCCGCGGTCGACCGGCGGCGGGCCGAGCACGGGGCGACCGTCCTGCTCGTCACCCACAACGTCATCGAGGCCGAGACCGTGCTGGACCGGGTCGCCGTGATCGAACGCGGACGGGTGATCGCCTGCGACACCCCCGCCGGACTGAAGGCCGAGATCGCGGGCGAGATCCGGGTCGAACTGGTCTGGCGGGAACGGGCGCCGCTCGACATCCCCGAGGTCGCCGCACTGCGCGAGGCCGCCCAGGAGTCGGGGCGCCGCTGGGTGCTGCGGCTGCCCCCCGACGAGGCGCGCGCCGCCGTCGCGGCCGTGACCGGCGGGCCCGCCTTCACCGCACTCGACGACTTCACGCTGTCCACGCCGAGCCTGGAAGACGTCTACATGGCGCTCGGCGGCCGTACGAAAGGGCTGGTCAAAGCGTGA
- a CDS encoding ABC transporter permease, translating to MTTVVSAQPVTPARSEPEGSPAPLAPRARLLPALAAVYRAQLSRARVARIPLLFVATFQSVGIMVLMRGVVDGGDEARAVVAGSSVLVVAFVALNLLAQYFGQLRASGGLDHYATLPVPPASVVLGTAGAYASFTVPGTVVTAVVGSVLFQLPLAHLWVLAAVIPLSGAALAGLGAALGLLAPRQELATLLGQLGMSAALLLGVLPAGRLPEPIAYARDLLPSTYGVEALARTFGDHPDWSATGIDLAVCAAVGVVSLAVATWAYRRAAVR from the coding sequence GTGACCACCGTAGTCTCCGCGCAGCCGGTGACCCCGGCGCGCAGCGAGCCGGAGGGCTCCCCGGCGCCGCTCGCGCCACGGGCGCGGCTGCTGCCCGCGCTCGCCGCCGTCTACCGGGCGCAGCTGTCCCGCGCCCGGGTGGCCCGTATCCCGCTGCTGTTCGTCGCGACCTTCCAGTCCGTCGGGATCATGGTCCTGATGCGCGGGGTGGTCGACGGGGGAGACGAGGCGCGGGCCGTGGTGGCGGGCTCGTCCGTCCTGGTCGTGGCCTTCGTCGCGCTCAATCTGCTCGCGCAGTACTTCGGGCAGTTGAGGGCGAGCGGCGGACTCGACCACTACGCCACGCTCCCGGTGCCGCCCGCGTCCGTGGTGCTGGGTACGGCCGGGGCGTACGCCTCCTTCACCGTGCCGGGGACGGTGGTCACCGCCGTCGTGGGGTCCGTGCTCTTCCAGCTGCCGCTGGCGCACCTCTGGGTGCTCGCCGCGGTGATCCCCCTGTCGGGGGCGGCGCTCGCCGGTCTCGGCGCGGCGCTGGGGCTGCTCGCGCCGCGCCAGGAACTGGCCACGCTGCTCGGCCAGTTGGGCATGTCGGCCGCACTGCTGCTGGGCGTACTGCCGGCCGGGCGGCTGCCCGAGCCGATCGCGTACGCACGTGATCTGCTGCCCTCGACCTACGGTGTGGAGGCGCTGGCCCGTACGTTCGGCGACCACCCCGACTGGTCCGCGACCGGGATCGACCTCGCGGTCTGCGCGGCCGTCGGCGTCGTGTCGCTGGCCGTCGCGACCTGGGCGTACCGGCGGGCGGCGGTCCGGTGA
- a CDS encoding NYN domain-containing protein, with protein MDRVDRCVVLVDAGYLLGAAASLLAGEPARSRITVDHAALIQGLRERAEGDTEQPLLRIYWFDGAPDRVPQPEHRRLRVMPRVTVRLGALTRSDGRWAQKGVDAAMHAELTELARNRACSDIVLVTGDGDLLPGLMSAKEHGVAVHLWAVQAADGDYNQSEDLVAEADERRVLDRAWITKAVRARDLGGVCAPPPVPRPEIAAILSAPLPESALAASAERAAQAAAVHNASTTGPAPQAPTEAEHEHAAAKGGVPTPKDLAGLRGPGPQPPAPQPANATLRWSSERGWVERPGSQIGEPPETASLLTLAQLTSAEQRWADREEDITTVGGDPFEVGQVFARRWMERLPDPGHVQKLSTMYPRIPHRIDGELLRYAARFGLLAHKDDQIDEHDRYAIRAGFWREIDVRAAAEHAPAGE; from the coding sequence GTGGATCGCGTGGACCGCTGCGTAGTCCTGGTGGACGCCGGATACCTGCTGGGCGCCGCCGCGAGTCTCCTCGCGGGGGAGCCCGCCCGCTCCCGGATCACCGTCGACCACGCCGCCCTCATCCAGGGGCTGCGCGAGCGGGCCGAGGGCGACACGGAGCAGCCGCTGCTCCGGATCTACTGGTTCGACGGCGCCCCCGACCGCGTACCGCAGCCCGAGCACCGCAGGCTGCGGGTCATGCCACGGGTGACCGTCCGGCTGGGGGCACTGACCAGGAGCGACGGGCGCTGGGCACAGAAGGGCGTCGACGCCGCGATGCACGCCGAGCTGACCGAACTGGCCAGAAACCGCGCCTGTTCGGACATCGTGCTCGTCACCGGCGACGGTGATCTGCTGCCGGGGCTGATGTCCGCCAAGGAACACGGCGTCGCCGTGCACCTGTGGGCCGTGCAGGCCGCCGACGGGGACTACAACCAGTCCGAGGACCTGGTGGCCGAGGCCGACGAACGCCGGGTCCTCGACCGGGCCTGGATCACCAAGGCGGTCCGGGCCAGGGATCTCGGCGGGGTCTGCGCGCCCCCTCCCGTGCCCCGCCCGGAGATCGCCGCGATCCTCTCCGCCCCGCTGCCCGAGTCCGCGCTCGCCGCGTCGGCCGAGCGCGCGGCCCAGGCCGCTGCCGTGCACAACGCCTCGACGACAGGACCGGCCCCCCAGGCACCGACCGAGGCGGAGCACGAACACGCCGCGGCCAAGGGCGGCGTACCCACCCCCAAGGACCTGGCGGGCCTGCGCGGCCCCGGCCCGCAGCCCCCCGCCCCGCAGCCGGCCAACGCGACCCTGCGCTGGTCCTCCGAACGGGGTTGGGTGGAGCGTCCCGGCAGCCAGATCGGCGAGCCCCCGGAGACCGCGTCCCTGCTGACACTCGCCCAGCTCACCAGCGCCGAGCAGCGGTGGGCGGACCGCGAGGAGGACATCACCACGGTCGGCGGCGACCCCTTCGAGGTCGGACAGGTCTTCGCCAGGCGGTGGATGGAGCGCCTGCCCGACCCGGGCCACGTGCAGAAACTCTCGACGATGTACCCGCGCATCCCGCACCGGATCGACGGCGAGCTGCTGCGGTACGCGGCCCGGTTCGGCCTGCTCGCCCACAAGGACGACCAGATCGACGAGCACGACCGTTATGCGATCAGGGCCGGATTCTGGCGTGAGATCGACGTGCGGGCCGCGGCGGAGCACGCACCGGCCGGGGAGTAG
- a CDS encoding ABC transporter permease, which translates to MTAPLTPPQPPPNDDPWHRGPTGATPWPGPAEDEGPGTWAELGQAALVALLVTVAGILLGVLWLWLAPRVPLISDGKNVYLKDSEGEQAIGADGTFALLGLAFGVVSAAVVFLCRKRGGVLLVLGLALGGLLGSLVAWGIGTWLGPTHDVVAAARAAGKGVTFDAPLKLAAKGALLAWPVAAMVVHLGVTAVFGPRDPEPVWTHPYGGPDGTPPPAPDATPPPAPVPPGAGDGPAGA; encoded by the coding sequence GTGACCGCGCCACTGACACCTCCGCAGCCGCCGCCGAACGACGACCCGTGGCACCGGGGTCCTACGGGAGCCACCCCCTGGCCGGGTCCGGCCGAGGACGAAGGGCCCGGGACCTGGGCGGAGCTGGGACAGGCGGCTCTCGTCGCCCTCCTGGTGACGGTCGCGGGCATCCTGCTCGGCGTCCTGTGGCTGTGGCTCGCGCCGCGCGTCCCGCTGATCTCCGACGGCAAGAACGTCTACCTCAAGGACTCCGAGGGCGAGCAGGCGATCGGCGCGGACGGCACGTTCGCCCTGCTCGGCCTGGCGTTCGGGGTGGTGAGCGCGGCCGTCGTCTTCCTCTGCCGCAAGCGCGGCGGGGTACTGCTGGTGCTCGGCCTCGCGCTGGGCGGACTGCTCGGCTCGCTGGTCGCCTGGGGCATCGGCACCTGGCTCGGACCGACGCACGACGTGGTCGCGGCGGCCAGGGCGGCGGGCAAGGGCGTCACGTTCGACGCACCGCTGAAGCTGGCGGCCAAGGGGGCGCTGCTGGCCTGGCCGGTGGCGGCGATGGTCGTGCATCTGGGCGTCACCGCGGTGTTCGGGCCGCGGGACCCCGAGCCGGTGTGGACGCACCCGTACGGAGGACCGGACGGGACGCCGCCGCCCGCGCCGGACGCAACGCCGCCGCCCGCGCCGGTGCCACCGGGCGCGGGGGACGGGCCCGCAGGGGCGTAG